One stretch of Meriones unguiculatus strain TT.TT164.6M chromosome 7, Bangor_MerUng_6.1, whole genome shotgun sequence DNA includes these proteins:
- the Ints2 gene encoding integrator complex subunit 2, with protein sequence MTECTSLQFVSPFAFEAMQKVDVARLASLSDPELRLLLPCLVRMALCAPADQSQSWAQDKKLILRLLSGVEAVNSIVALLSVDFHALEQDASKEQQLRHKLGGGSGESVLVSQLQHGLTLEFEHSDSPRRLRLVLSELLAIMNKVSECNGEFFFKSSELFESPVYLEEAADVLCILQAELPSLLPIVDVAEALLHVRNGAWFLCLLVANVPDSFNEVCRGLIKNGERQDEESLGGRRRTDALRFLCRMNPSQALKVRGMVVEECHLPGLGVALTLDHTKTEACEDGVSDLVCFVSGLLLGTNAKVRTWFGTFIRNGQQRKRETSSSVLWQMRRQLLLELMGILPTVRSTRIVEEADVEMEPTVSVYSGLKEEHVVKASALLRLYCALMGIAGLKPTEEEAEQLLQLMTSRPPATPAGVRFVSLSFCMLLAFSTLVSTPEQEQLMVVWLSWMIKEEAYFESTSGVSASFGEMLLLVAMYFHSNQLSAIIDLVCSTLGMKIVIKPSSLSRMKTIFTQEIFTEQVVTAHAVRVPVTSNLSANITGFLPIHCIYQLLRSRSFTKHKVSIKDWIYRQLCETSIPLHPQLLPLIDVYINSILTPASKSNPEATNQPVTEQEILNIFQEVIGGDGIRLNQRFSITAQLLVLYYILSYEEALLANTKTLASMQRKPKSYSSSLMDQIPIKFLIRQAQGLQQELGGLHSALLRLLATNYPHLCIVDDWICEEEITGTDALLRRMLLTSNAKNHSPKQLQEAFSAVPVSHTQVMQIMEHLTLLSASELIPYAEVLTSNMNQLLNSGVPRRILQTINKLWMVLNTVMPRRLWVMTVNALQPSIKFIRQQKYTQNDLMIDPLIVLRCDRRVHRCPPLMDITLHMLNGYLLASKAYLSAHLKETAEQERPSQNSTVGLVGQTDAPEVTREELKNALLAAQDSAAVQILLEICLPTEEEKAKGASPDISLRNSQSVITTSTPRKEMEGGEDNLLCNLREVQCLICCLLHQMYIADPNIAKLVHFQGYPCELLPLTVAGIPSMHICLDFIPELIAQPELEKQIFAIQLLSHLCIQYALPKSLSVARLAVNVMGTLLTVLTQAKRYAFFMPTLPSLVSFCRAFPPLYEDIMSLLIQIGQVCASDVATQTRDIDPIITRLQQIKEKPSGWSQICKDPSYKNGSRDTGSMDPDVQLCHCIESTIIEIINMSVSGI encoded by the exons ATGACTGAGTGCACAAGCCTTCAGTTTGTCAGCCCTTTTGCTTTTGAAGCCATGCAGAAGGTGGATGTTGCCCGCCTGGCATCTTTAAGTGATCCCGAATTAAGACTTCTCTTGCCCTGCTTGGTGAGAATGGCGCTTTGTGCTCCTGCTGACCAGAGCCAAAGCTGGGCTCAGGATAAGAAACTTATACTTCGTCTTCTGTCTGGAGTGGAAGCTGTCAACTCCATTGTTGCACTATTGTCTGTGGACTTTCATGCTCTAGAACAAGATGCCAGCAAAGAACAGCAGCTTAG GCATAAACTTGGAGGAGGCAGTGGAGAGAGCGTCCTGGTATCGCAGCTGCAGCATGGACTGACCTTAGAATTTGAACACAGTGATTCACCTCGTCGATTGCGGCTTGTGCTAAGTGAACTGTTGGCAATTATGAACAAG gTGTCAGAGTGCAATGGAGAGTTCTTCTTCAAGTCTTCTGAGCTCTTTGAGAGTCCAGTGTACCTGGAGGAAGCTGCAGATGTTCTCTGTATCTTACAAGCAG AGCTCCCTTCCTTGCTCCCTATAGTCGATGTAGCCGAAGCCTTGCTGCATGTTAGAAATGGTGCCTGGTTCTTGTGTCTCTTGGTAGCCAATGTTCCTGATAGTTTCAACGAAG TTTGTAGGGGCCTGATCAAAAATGGAGAACGACAGGATGAAGAAAGTCTCGGAGGGAGGCGCAGGACAGATGCCTTACGCTTCTTATGCAGAATGAATCCTTCTCAGGCCCTGAAGGTCCGGGGCATGGTG GTGGAAGAATGTCACTTGCCAGGCCTTGGAGTAGCTTTGACATTGGATCATACTAAAACTGAAGCTTGTGAAGATGGAGTGAGTGACTTGGTTTGCTTTGTTAGTGGCTTGCTTCTTGGAACAAATGCAAAAGTCAGGACTTGGTTTGGAACCTTTATTCGAAATGGACAACAG AGAAAAAGGGAGACCAGCAGTTCTGTCCTTTGGCAGATGAGAAGGCAGCTTCTTCTGGAGCTGATGGGCATTCTTCCTACAGTAAGGAGTACCCGTATTGTAGAAGAAGCTGATGTGGAGATGGAGCCCACTGTGTCTGTGTACTCGGGACTGAAAGAAGAGCACGTTGTGAAAGCCAGCGCACTCCTGCGTCTGTACTGTGCCTTGATGGGGATTGCTGGACTCAA ACCGACTGAGGAAGAAGCTGAACAGTTGCTGCAGTTGATGACCAGCCGTCCTCCTGCCACGCCAGCTGGGGTTCGATttgtttccctttccttctgtATGCTCCTGGCCTTCTCTACACTTGTCAG CACACCGGAGCAGGAGCAGCTGATGGTGGTATGGCTCAGCTGGATGATCAAAGAAGAAGCTTACTTTGAGAG TACATCAGGTGTCTCTGCATCTTTTGGGGAGATGTTGTTATTGGTGGCCATGTATTTCCATAGCAACCAGCTTAGTGCTATCATTGACTTAGTCTGCTCCACTTTGGGGATGAAG ATTGTGATTAAGCCAAGCTCCTTGAGTAGGATGAAGACCATCTTCACACAGGAAATCTTTACTGAGCAG GTTGTCACAGCTCATGCGGTTCGAGTCCCTGTCACCAGCAACCTGAGTGCCAACATTACTGGGTTTTTGCCCATTCACTGTATTTACCAACTTCTCAGGAGTCGATCGTTTACCAAGCACAAAGTGTCAATAAAA GACTGGATTTACAGGCAGCTGTGTGAAACCTCTATTCCCCTCCACCCTCAGCTACTTCCTCTGATTGATGTGTACATAAATTCTATACTTACTCCTGCATCTAAATCTAACCCTGAAGCCACAAATCAGCCAGTGACAGAACAGGAGATACTCAACATTTTCCAGGAGGTCATTGGG GGTGACGGCATCCGCCTTAATCAGCGCTTCAGTATCACAGCGCAGCTTTTGGTGCTCTATTATATCCTGTCTTATGAGGAAGCTCTTCTGGCAAACACAAAGACTTTAG CTTCCATGCAAAGGAAACCCAAATCATATTCTTCTTCTTTAATGGACCAGATTCCTATCAAGTTTCTTATTCGGCAGGCTCAAGGGCTGCAGCAGGAGTTGGGAG ggCTGCATTCAGCCTTACTACGCCTTCTAGCAACTAATTACCCACACTTGTGTATTGTGGATGACTGGATCTGTGAAGAAGAAATCACAGGGACTGATGCGCTGTTAAGGCGAATGCTCCTGACTAGTAATGCCAAAAATCACTCTCCAAAACAGCTTCAAGAAG CATTTTCAGCTGTCCCAGTAAGTCACACACAAGTGATGCAGATTATGGAACACTTGACTCTACTTTCTGCAAGTGAGCTTATACCATATGCAGAAGTATTAACATCCAATATGAACCAGCTGCTGAATTCGGGGGTTCCACGGCGAATTCTTCAAACTATCAATAAGTTATGGATGGTTTTGAACACTGTGATGCCAAGAAG GCTGTGGGTAATGACAGTTAATGCACTCCAACCTTCCATAAAGTTTATACGACAACAGAAATACACTCAGAATGATTTGATGATAGATCCTCTCATTGTCTTGAGGTGTGACCGGAGGGTTCACAG GTGCCCCCCACTAATGGATATTACTCTGCACATGCTGAATGGGTATCTGCTCGCATCTAAAGCTTACCTTAGTGCCCATCTGAAGGAAACAGCAGAGCAGGAGAGACCTTCCCAGAACAGCACAGTAGGTTTGGTTGGACAAACGGATGCCCCAGAAGTTACCAGAGAAGAACTGAAAAATGCATTACTTGCTGCTCAG GATAGTGCAGCTGTGCAGATTCTCTTGGAGATTTGTTTGCCCACTGAAGAGGAGAAGGCAAAAGGTGCCAGTCCAGACATCTCCCTCAGGAATTCTCAGAGTGTCATCACCACCAGCACTCCAAggaaagaaatggagggaggagaagacaaTCTGCTCTGTAACCTTCGAGAAGTTCAGTGCCTTATCTGTTGCCTGTTGCACCAAATGTACATTGCAGATCCCAATATTGCTAAGCTTGTTCATTTTCAG GGCTATCCGTGTGAACTCCTGCCTCTCACAGTGGCAGGGATCCCATCTATGCACATCTGTCTGGATTTTATACCCGAGCTTATTGCCCAGCCAGAACTCGAGAAACAG ATATTTGCTATACAGCTGCTTTCTCACTTGTGTATCCAGTATGCATTACCAAAGTCACTGAGTGTGGCTCGCTTAGCTGTCAATGTAATGGGAACTTTGCTAACAG TCCT